The Engraulis encrasicolus isolate BLACKSEA-1 chromosome 11, IST_EnEncr_1.0, whole genome shotgun sequence nucleotide sequence GGCACGACAACTTTTTGAGTACTtttacccattcaacatcctgattgcaaatgtgaaaatgacctttgaattgtgcttttgcgaaaTATTGAATAAGACCGTGatcatcaatgacgtcttgcctgACAAGGTCAGAAGCaaaaggaagaggatgagaggttAGACATTGTTCGGGACCCTGGCACTCCGATACGGCCTAGCCACACCATCATGGTGATGAAATCAACAACAGGAACTAGAACATTATCAACGACAGAGATTACAACCCGAgaatgtgttgtgtgcatgcctgcatgtgtgaggtggtgtgtgcgtgtctgtgtgtgttctgaatatttctgtatttctggaagcagtctttttttttcagtgtatTTTTGTGAGGATGTAGGAAGTGTACTTAACTTTTTAATGGACTCTAGTAACATATACAGACATATGGTTACTAAGATAATGATACATTGCTGATTTGTATATTTCATAAGAAATGTATTGCCGTTGTTGAGGGTACATTTAACTCAGGTATTGGGTTATtttatgacgatgatgatggtgatgatgatgatgaattaaAACAGGACTCGCAGAGGCTACAGTGACATGGGAACAAGCATGGTAGTAAATGTCATCTCTGCAGGGCGCTGAAACTCTGGTTACTTGTAAACAAAAGGCCAAAATGGATGCGTTTACAgaaatatccatatacgtgtaaacaggGTCTTGAAATATCCACAAACATGTTACAGGGTCTTAGCCAGATGTATCtgttaaccatgttcttggaatagccCCCAGCACAAGGGGCATACTCTTCCAGGCACACTTACTGCTGCTTTGTAATCACCTAGGCCTCCATCCTCAAAGTACAcaattttttaaaagaaaagctTTTTATCCACCTAGACAGATGACCCCTTGAGGTTCCCATTACCAGGGTAGCTCTTCCGATCACAGTTTGTGCTATTCTTGAGAGAAAGTGCCGATTAAGTGGATTTTGGTGTCATCACTATACTCTTGTCTTTTGTGCTGGACTTGGATATATTTAAGACATGAGATACTGTAACATATTTATATTTTGTGACgtcctatgtgtgtatgtgctatgaaagtgtatgaatgtgtaaaatatacatcTTTAAACAAACACTGGCATTGCTGTCATTAAGTATTACCAGTCATTACAACCCTGTTTTCATATCAGTGCATTTATTTGGATTAAAATGACATTTTCAAAGATCATGATAAGAGTTGTTTTTAACATCTACAAGGCCATGTGTCTTCCTCATATATATAATTGTACAATTGGGTGCAATTATGTTGTACATTTAGCTACTACAGACCGTATGACTTGATTTGTCACTGAACTTGCATATCATGGAGGTCCAGTTGTGGTGCGTGTAAGAATCCGTCAGGTGAATGTTGTGGTAACATCACAGGAACGGCTTGATATGGTAGTTGACCTTGCAGAAAAGGCTCCTTGTGTTCTTGGCAGATAAAATGTTAAGGTAGCAGGATGGATTATGGTTCGTTATAGTGTAAGAAGGAAGTAGTCATAGTTTGATTTCATGTGTCAAACTGAATCCCATCTATATTATGGAGGGGGTTTTGAAAGGAGACAATAGAGGTGCATGTCTTAGTCCACCCAGTCCTTCCCTCTGGCCTCAGTGTCTCTCCACTTCTGATTCACACCACAAGGTTGGAAAGGAAGGAGAAAGGAAGTAGTTTGACTTGCGCTCATGGTTTAACTGGCATGTGTGGCAGTCTTCAAAATATTCTACCCATTTGAATGGGGTTTTGAAAAGAGACACTAAATAAAATGGATCCCTTTTAAGACCATGTTTCGCTCTGAAAGTGACCCGATCTCTCCATAGCGTCCAGCATCTCCTCTGCCTCCGAGGCCGACACACCCCCCTCTGTCTGAAACGCCTCCTTCAAGGCATCACACACCGCAGTAGGCATCTCCTTGGCGTTGCTATGGCATAGAGACAAAAGTTGTCGTTATGGTGCAATCAAGTAGCACGTTTGGCTAGCTACTAGGAGTAATGTTAATCAATGTTCATCAATTAGCTTGGCTgagtatgcacacatgtacaagcaAAAAGGTTTCATTATCGCCAGACCATGCTGTTAAATCTACATTCTGACAGGCATTaagacatacatatatatatacacacacacacacacatatatatatatatatatatatatatatatatatatatatatatatatatacacacacacacacacacacacacacacacacacacacacacacacacaatagcggcAGTACATGTTTTTTGTGTTAATTAACCTACCCTGCGATGTAGAAAAAGGCATTTTTGTTTGCGATGAGGTCCCACAGGAGCTTTGCCTGCTCCTTTATCCTGTGCTGGACATAGATCTTATCTTCCTGCAAAAGATAATGAAACATTACTACAAATATACAGAACTATTTTCAGATAGAGGATTGAGGTTTTGGACATTGGCCTTTGTACTAGATGTgtgagtgcacatacagtatgtgcctatgcgcgtgagtgagtcagtgagtgagtgaaagaaaggaagagccCTAACCTGGTCCCTTGAGAATGCTGTGAAGAGTGAGAGTTGTTCAGCCTTCACCATCTCCTCCCATTCTGTTTGGCAGTAGAAATCCTTAGACTTGGACCGGCAGCCGAAGAACAGCACATTGGCTGACAacacaaagggggaaaaaacaagaacaaacaaGTTATCAAATGATGTCCATCATGCCAACATGTgaaacaaaaacattttcaaaCACAAGACTAAATCACGTGCACTCATATCCATGTCCAATGTCCTCTGGTAAATAAAACTTCATTAGCTTTTTGCTTTGCCCAAGAACCAAAGCTGATCAGCTGCTATGGAAATACCTATCTGAGACCTCAAGTCAACGTACACTCCCTTTCCTCATCACCAAGACTTTGTAGTAGTATATGGAGCTGTGTGTTTATGGCTGAAGTCCATTCTGTATGTGTGCTGCAACCCACCAGTCTTGCCCTGGCTGATTCTCTCCTGTAGTGCTGATCTGAACGGGGCCACTCCAGTTCCTGGTCCCACCATGATCACAGCACTGTCTGGATCCCTGGGGAACTTCATACTGCCCTTCTTCACCCACAAAGGCACGTACACATCACCTATGGGAAGGCATcaatgacacacaaaaaaaatcgtcAATCTTTCATTAACAGAaggaacaaaattaccttttggccaacaaagacctacagtacaaaaTATTGTAAACATCAAAAGATTCAttgaaatagaaaagaaaatTGGTGCATATTTAAGATATTTGTATTGTTTgctttcctttttcatatttttacaCTTGGGTatgattaaattaaaaaaaaaaaaaaaaaaaaaaactcaatgtAATTGGTTGATTTTTCCAGGCTAACATCTTATATCAGCTATATCAGTGGCCGTGTTTGTGATggcgcagtgctgcttttgctgtgcagcgcGCATGCActctttgccatttcaatgtgcTCTGGTTAGAATGCTAGTCACTGCTGTTAGTGTTGTCCTACCTTGTGATGGGTCTAGAGAGGCTAGCCAGGAGGAACACAGCCCCTTTCGTGGTTTATGCATCCTCGTTTTATAGCGCACCACTGCCAACAGAATCTGGAGCCTATTGGGATGAGCCTGCAGAAAGAATTTTTTTTAGAAATAGTTACAAAATTAGGAGATATGTGAAACACTATTGGATGGTGGCAACAGGTGACAAGAAGAAGTTGATCAGCAATAAGGTAGAGGGTTCATGATCAGTCTGCTGCTTCTCGAGAGACCAGACTAATTTGCATTGACTTCAGTGTCCTTCAGTGAGGAGGTGAACCTATACTGCAGGTAATGTCCTGTTAGGTGGGTTATGACACTGGTTATGGCACATTCATTTGGATTAGTACATTGCAATGAATTCTATAGGGTGTCAGATGAAAGATCTTTTGGAGTGATCTTGCCACAACGTGCAGATAATTGGATTCTGAGTGAATGGGGGAGCCCAGAAAGCTTGATTGACATGCTTTGCTCTTACAGTAATGCAGACCATTTGCATAAAGATCAAAGACTCTTTACCAGTAGTGATGAGGCTATGGAGAAGGAGCGGGGCTGGATCTCGGGGAACAGATCTAGTAGGTAGTCCACCTTCAGCTCTGCGGTAGTATGTGGAAAATCCGCCAGCACCTGCAGAATAAAAAACAAAGGCTACATGACaatctataggcttgggggccccaaatgGTTGCCTTCCTGGCCTGGTGAAAAGATGTGCCTCTGCCACTCATCTGGCCACACCACCCACATACTGTCATCTTGCAAAAACAATCACCCATTTCATTTTTGGGGAGATTTTTTGGAAACATTTTTGCCTGAATCATCTCCTCATGATACCAGTCTTGGTATACAGTAGGTATTTATCCTCAATGGATATCGTCACACAATCTTCTCAATTATCCTCTTTCGAAATTGCGTCAAACCGGTTTCTGTAGAAAATAGTGGGATGTACATTTATGTGTATGGAGCCTACTTGctctgcttcaaatgcattgaatccaAAGGGTCTGACGACATGAGAAAAAGGTCCATTGAGGGTGGACGCAACAATATCATAGGTGGCTGGCATCATGACGTGAGTGAGtagacaaaaaaacacatatcTGAATGAAAATCATGACGTGGGCGATCATCAACAAGGTGACGATGCTGTGTAAGCCTTGAACCCCCGGTGCTCCCTGACCTCCAGTGCTGTGCGCCGGGGCCGGTTGCAGTAGGTGTACAGCTCGTCCTGGCCCTGCGCTGAGCTGAACTCGGTCAGCTTCTCCCTCTCCAGCTCGTTGGTGGCGAAGGTGGCCAGCAGCTCGAAGAAGGAGCGGCGGGGCACGGCGGCGATGTCCAGGAAGCTCTCCACCAGATACCGCACCGAGCACGGCTGAGGGAGACGGCTGGGCAACGCTGCAGGGGGTGAGGTGATGAGAAGGCAAGCGGATGTGATTAGGAATTGAACAAGTCATGTGTCATGTACAAGTCATGTATAGATGGTTAAGCAGTAGGGGAATTGCCATAATTAAGCCATATTGTCTAATTGTAAAGCAAAGTCCAGATGACTTAAACAAACACATTGTATGATTTAGATTTACTTATTTTGCTGATTTGCTTTCTGTTTTCATTATCAATTTTATGCCATTTAGTATTTCAAAACGCAATATATGTGTTGCACTACTTTTTTAGTCCACTCCATGTCATGGCTACAGCCTTAATCAGTAGTCCATGAGTGGGCCATTATATATATGCCTCACCTGTGGTGTCGTCTGTGGACTGTAAGGTGAACTGGCTCTCCGGGTCCAGCCTCATGATCTGGCAGAACTGCTCTACGTCCTCTGCGGCGTTACAGGGCCGCATCATGACCACATCACCTGCACTAAACCTGACAGACATTCACATAATACATGCAGTTATTATAGCAAGGAATATTACCCAGAAAGAGAATGACTCAGTCATGTACCATGATATAACAGTCATGACATGCCACAAATGTACAGTCACAGCAGTTCTGCTTGTGCTGCACACCAGCAATACAGTATCTCTGTACAATTCAATGTGTGCATTCAGATAACATTCGAAGGACACACTAAGATTGAACCATTGTGAGCAAAGTTACTGAGAAATAGTCAGTGTGCAGGAACTTTATAGTTCTTTCTGAGCATGCAGTAGttataagcagggctctaaattaacaccagccaaccagccaaatgctggtgaaatttcagtttggctggtaaaaaagaaaacttaccagccactttgacccattactgcctgtgtgtttggcttgtaagattaacatctactagtcacTTTCGCtgctgatgaaaaaaagttaatttagacccCTGGTTATAAGCAATGTATGTTTCCAATGCTCACTCACTCGATGTTTGAGCCACTGATGTCGAATTCAATGTGCCGCACATCCTGGAAATGGTTGGAGCTTGTGACCCTCTGATTGGACAACACTCTGGCCAGAAAAGGGCGAGCAGAGGACGGTGGCACAGAAGCCTCCTGTGCTGGGACCCGAGTGCCTGACTGATCCGTGTTGTCGTCAAGGAAATGGAATGTGAAGCGTGGTGGGAgtctacagaaaaaaacaatacaaaaatcgCAGATGAT carries:
- the ndor1 gene encoding NADPH-dependent diflavin oxidoreductase 1; amino-acid sequence: MDRTLLVLYGSQTGTAQDTAERIGRQALRRQMKVRVEALDSYNVAGLISEPLVIFVCSTTGQGDPPDNMRNFWRFVFRKSLPAGSLCRLDCAVLGLGDSSYPKFNFVAKKLSKRLLQLGANALLPVALADDQHDLGSDAVIDPWLKAFWEKALSLYPLPPGQSLMKDEEPLPPRFTFHFLDDNTDQSGTRVPAQEASVPPSSARPFLARVLSNQRVTSSNHFQDVRHIEFDISGSNIEFSAGDVVMMRPCNAAEDVEQFCQIMRLDPESQFTLQSTDDTTALPSRLPQPCSVRYLVESFLDIAAVPRRSFFELLATFATNELEREKLTEFSSAQGQDELYTYCNRPRRTALEVLADFPHTTAELKVDYLLDLFPEIQPRSFSIASSLLAHPNRLQILLAVVRYKTRMHKPRKGLCSSWLASLDPSQGDVYVPLWVKKGSMKFPRDPDSAVIMVGPGTGVAPFRSALQERISQGKTANVLFFGCRSKSKDFYCQTEWEEMVKAEQLSLFTAFSRDQEDKIYVQHRIKEQAKLLWDLIANKNAFFYIAGNAKEMPTAVCDALKEAFQTEGGVSASEAEEMLDAMERSGHFQSETWS